Proteins encoded within one genomic window of Diorhabda sublineata isolate icDioSubl1.1 chromosome 1, icDioSubl1.1, whole genome shotgun sequence:
- the LOC130448666 gene encoding soma ferritin, producing MSQVRQNFHRDCEDGINKQINTELYASYVYMSMACHFNRDDVALQGFYKYFKEASEEERGHAYRLMEYLNKRGGKVVLNDVKAPEKQEWGSAVEAMTDALNLEKEVNECLLNLHNTGSGHMDINLCDFLETHYLQEQVDAIKEIGDHVTNLKRVGEGLGVYMMDQRLGEGSTQD from the exons atgtctcaagTTCGACAAAATTTCCACAGGGATTGCGAAGACGGTATTAATAAGCAAATTAATACCGAATTATATGCTAGTTATGTGTATATGTCAATG GCGTGTCATTTCAACAGAGACGACGTGGCTTTACAAGgtttctataaatatttcaagGAGGCTTCAGAAGAAGAAAGGGGCCACGCATATCGCctaatggaatatttaaataaacgaGGGGGCAAAGTCGTTTTGAATGATGTTAAAGCACCCGAAAAACAAGAATGGGGATCGGCTGTGGAAGCCATGACGGACgctttgaatttagaaaaagaagtCAACGAG tgtttattgaatttacatAATACCGGATCCGGTCACATGGATATAAATCTGTGCGATTTTTTGGAAACGCATTATTTGCAGGAACAAGTGGACGCTATAAAAGAAATTGGGGATCACGTTACGAATTTGAAGAGAGTCGGGGAAGGGTTAGGGGTGTATATGATGGATCAAAGATTGGGGGAAGGATCTACGCAGGACTAA
- the LOC130448673 gene encoding lysophospholipase-like protein 1: MSLGALHVIKQQKNTCTAAVIFLHGSGDTGQGLLEWVKFLVGDISLPHIKFYFPTAPLRPYTPLNGQLSNVWFDRYNITPDVPEHEETLHSIGKEMNNFITKITNENQITTSRIVIGGFSMGGALALHTAYGYSPGLAGVFTLSSFLNNNSILYKEPKYLNSPLFMCHGERDTMVPISWGKKTFEELTKLGISAEFHPIKNTLHELKKNELLQLLEWIQKILPEGVQDN, from the exons ATGTCTCTTGGTGCTTTACATGTgatcaaacaacaaaaaaatacttgtaCTGCGGCTGTAATATTTTTACATGGATCTG GTGATACAGGTCAAGGTTTATTGGAATGGGTAAAATTTTTAGTTGGAGATATTTCACTACCCCATATAAAATTCTACTTCCCCACGGCACCTTTAAGACCTTATACTCCTCTAAATGGGcag ctGAGTAATGTTTGGTTCGATAGATATAACATCACTCCAGATGTACCGGAACATGAAGAAACTTTGCATTCTATAGgaaaagaaatgaataatttcatcaCTAAAATAACGAATGAAAATCAAATTACAACGAGTAGAATTGTTATAG GTGGGTTTTCAATGGGGGGTGCTCTGGCTCTACATACAGCGTACGGTTATAGCCCCGGTTTAGCGGGAGTTTTTACGTTATCATCTTTTTTGAAtaacaattcaattttatataaagaacCAAAATACTTAAACTCGCCTCTTTTTATGTGTCACGGGGAACGTGACACGATGGTACCTATTTCATGGGGTAAAAAAACGTTCGAAGAATTAACCAAATTAGGAATATCTGCAGAATTTCATCCTATCAAAAATACGTTACACgaactaaagaaaaatgaacTTTTACAATTACTTGAAtggattcaaaaaatattaccaGAAGGAGTTCAAGACAACTAA